The following nucleotide sequence is from Catonella massiliensis.
GAATATGATCCCGACATTTATAGATACAACTATCTTCTTTCCCCTGCATCAACCTGGGCGAAGTTTGGGAATTTGAATGTAGATATAAATACGCCGTTCTACCTGATTGATAACAGTCAAGATGGATTTACCAAAACCAAAACGGGCTATAATTTTAAGTCTAGCGGACTTCCTGAAGGAGAGCTCAGGTTCTCTCTAAGTGCAGTCGAAAAACCTGAAAGAAAAAGTAATATAGGCACATTTTATATTCTTGGAATGTTGATGTTTGGCTTGTTACAAATTTTGCCCATTATCGTGGGTGTAGTGACTGTAGTCGTACTGGTGGTTGTTTGGGTGAGGAAGAGGAGGAGAGAGTGAAATTATCTAAAAAAATTTTTTATTTTAATATATTCTTATTGGTACTAATGATTCTTCTACTAAGGGTAATAGGAAGATACTCACATCTGAATTAATAAAACAGATGGAATTGTATCAGTTTTATCTCGTGTATAAAATTTGTCACGCACTGCGTGACGAATTTAAAATAAAAAACTCTCGACTCCGTTGACAGGGCTAAAAGTACTAAATAAACATCTGCTTATATTGAGATTTCACAGGGGAATGCGTTGTGCTGAAAGATAAAAGAGTTATTATGGCATAATGAAATATACTCAATGTGAGGACAATCCGATACTCTTAACATAATATCATTACAAATCAAAGAAAATGTAATGATAACACTTGCAAAATTTTAGTTATCAGCATATAATAAGGACAATAGGAAGGAGTGTTAGATATGGCACATGCAGTAAATGTGAATTTTAGATTAGACGAAGATGTAAAAAGGAGTATGGAGCAGACTTGTTCTGAACTTGGACTTTCTATGAGTGCTGCGTTTACCATTTTTGCAAAGAAAGTCAGCAGAGAAAAGCGCATACCGTTTGAGGTGTCACTGGATCCATTCTATTCTGAAAATAATATCCGCTATCTTGAAAATATCGTACGAGATATAAAAGAAGGAAAGGCAAATTTTGCTG
It contains:
- a CDS encoding type II toxin-antitoxin system RelB/DinJ family antitoxin, giving the protein MAHAVNVNFRLDEDVKRSMEQTCSELGLSMSAAFTIFAKKVSREKRIPFEVSLDPFYSENNIRYLENIVRDIKEGKANFAEHDLIEVD